One region of Primulina tabacum isolate GXHZ01 chromosome 1, ASM2559414v2, whole genome shotgun sequence genomic DNA includes:
- the LOC142536865 gene encoding dihydroflavonol 4-reductase: protein MNMECGHGRVVCVTGAAGFIGSWLVMRLLQRGYIVRATVRDPENMKKVNHLVELPGADTNLTLWKADMMVSGSYDEAVQGCEGVFHMATPMDFESGDPENEVIKPTVEGVLSIISSCAKAKTVKRLIFTNSAGTLNVEPQQKPVYDEENWSDLDFINSTKMTGWMYFVSKILAEKAAMEATKENNIDFICIIPPVVVGPFIMPTLPPSLITALSPITGNEPHYSIIKQGQFVHVDDLCEAHIFLFEDQRAQGRYICSSHDATIYDLAQMIRDNWPEYDIPTEFEGIDKDTPVVRFSSKKLTGMDFAFKYSLEDMFREAIETCREKGLLPYSTRSCGVEENKGKEQLPISKEKIANGEVNGVH from the exons ATGAACATGGAATGTGGCCACGGCCGTGTGGTATGTGTCACCGGAGCTGCCGGATTCATCGGCTCCTGGCTCGTGATGAGGCTTCTTCAACGTGGCTATATCGTCCGTGCAACCGTTCGCGATCCCG aaaatatgaaaaaggtGAATCACCTAGTGGAACTTCCCGGAGCCGACACGAACCTGACGCTGTGGAAAGCGGACATGATGGTGTCGGGGAGTTACGACGAGGCTGTCCAAGGTTGTGAAGGAGTGTTCCACATGGCGACCCCGATGGATTTCGAATCCGGCGATCCGGAGAATGAAGTGATAAAGCCCACAGTTGAAGGTGTTTTGAGCATCATAAGTTCGTGTGCAAAGGCCAAGACTGTGAAGAGGCTCATATTCACTAACTCGGCTGGGACTTTGAATGTTGAGCCACAACAGAAACCAGTGTATGATGAAGAAAATTGGAGCGATCTCGACTTCATCAACTCCACCAAAATGACAGGATGG ATGTATTTTGTATCCAAAATCTTGGCTGAGAAAGCTGCAATGGAAGCTACTAAAGAAAACAACATAGACTTCATTTGCATTATACCACCAGTAGTGGTTGGCCCCTTTATTATGCCTACTCTCCCCCCAAGCCTGATCACTGCACTTTCTCCAATAACTG GAAACGAGCCGCACTATTCGATCATAAAACAAGGCCAGTTTGTGCATGTAGATGATCTATGTGAGGCGCACATATTCTTGTTTGAGGATCAAAGGGCACAGGGAAGATACATCTGCTCATCTCATGATGCAACAATTTATGATTTAGCCCAAATGATCAGAGACAATTGGCCAGAATATGACATCCCAACTGA ATTTGAAGGGATTGACAAGGACACGCCAGTGGTTCGTTTCTCCTCCAAGAAGTTGACAGGAATGGATTTCGCATTCAAGTACAGCTTAGAGGACATGTTCAGGGAAGCGATCGAGACGTGTCGCGAAAAGGGTTTGCTCCCATATTCAACCCGAAGCTGCGGAGTCGAAGAAAACAAGGGAAAAGAGCAACTTCCGATTTCGAAGGAGAAAATTGCCAATGGAGAAGTGAATGGAGTGCATTAG